The genomic window GTTCGTGCTGGCTGCTCGTCCGCGACCGCGCCGCCGCGGCGCCGTCCAATCCGGATCGCTCGAGCGCTCGGTGACCGCGAAAACGGAGAGAAACTGAATCGGACGGGCCGACCGCGGGGTCTCTTCGAGAGCCTTACTGGTCGGGCTGTCGATCCGGGTCGGCGCCGAGACCGGCCTCGGAGACGATCCGCGCGCCCGTCTCGGAGAGGTCGACCGTGACGTCGCCGGGAACGGCCTTGCTGATCTCGTCGACGTTGCCCGCGAGCACCGTCAGGATGTCGTCGGGGTTCGCGTACAGCAGCATGGTGCCGTCCTGGCCCTCCGCGACGAGTTGCGTGTCGTTGAGGACGATCTGGTCGTTCTGGATCGTCGCCGCGACGACCGGCAGCGCTTCGGGTTTCCCCTGCTCGTCGTCGCGAACCCGTCGGATGTGGACCTCCTCGAGGTCGATGACGTCCTTGTACTCCTGAATCACTTCGGCGCAGGCGACCATGTCCTGGAGCAGTTCGGACTTCTGTTCCCCCCCGTGGCCGGCGTCGCCGTTGAGGCAGTGCTGACAGACGCGAAGTTCGAGTCGCATTACACGGTCGTTGTCGCCGGAGCCCGATGAGAATTCCGTTTCGGGTCCCGGAAGGAGAGTCCCTCACTCCCCGGTCGGTTCCAGCGAGACGAACTCGAGGCCGTGGTCCCCGAGCAGTCGCTCGGCCCGATCGGTCACGGACGGGGCGACCAGGATCCCGCGGACGTCGGCGTCGGCGTGGAGATCGCGCTCGAGGGCGTCGACGTACCGTCGCAGCTGGCCGACCGCGTCCGGCCCGACGCGGCGGCGCTTGAGTTCGACGACGACCGTCCGGCCCGCCGAGTCCTCGCCGTAGATGTCGACGGCGCCGGCCGGCGTCGCGCGTTCGGTCGCCAGCGGCGTGAACCCGGGCTCGAGCAGGGTCGGCTCCTCGAGAATGCGCTGGCGGAGGTCCTCCTCGGTCCCGGAGAGGGCGAGTTCGTTCTCGTCGGTTCCCGAGAACGCCGACACCTGCAGGACCCGCTGGAACCGAACCAGCAGCCGCTCGTCGGGACTGGATCGCAGGCTCTCGAGGACGAGCGTCGTCCCGTCGTCGCTCTCGGCCGCGGTGGCGCCGCTCTCGGCCTCGCCCGCACCGTCAGCGTCCGTATCCGCGTCCGCGCGCTCGCAGTAGACGTCGTGCTCGCAGCCCGGAGGCTGCCAGTTGACCGGCTGCTGGCCCTCGTCGGTGTGGACCAGCGCCGCGCCGTCCGGTTTGAGCATGACGTGGCGGTCGCCCGCCTCGAGCGTGCTCGAGGCGCGGCCCTCGTAGTCGACGGTACAGCGGCCGAAGACGGTGACGAGCGCCTCGCGCTCGATGCCGTCGGCGATAGCCTCGCGGGCGGCCGACAGCGACGGTCGCTCGAGGGTCACTGCTCGCGACGACCGGGCGGTCGATGGCTCTGAGGTCACTGGCACGGCATAGCCGTCGGGCGAATAAAAGGAGCACGGACCGCGTACGGACGATTTCGTCGCGGCTTCCGTGACGACGCGACACCGCGCACGGCCGAGCGGCGCCGGCCGCAGCCAGTCGGGACGAGTACGGTCGTCGGCGCCGAACGTGGCCAGTATCGACGGGAAGAGGTCGTCGAGCTATCAAAAACCCTTATCTCCGCGGATCGATGGTCTCGAAACGAATGACAGACGGTCACCGCCGCCGCCAATTCCTCGGAATCGCCGGCACCGGCGCCGCCGCGTCGCTCGCCGGCTGTAGTCAACTCGAATCGCTGATGCAATCGGACGACGGGTCGAGCGACGCGGTCACGGTCGCGGTGTCGCCGGACCGAGAGAAGCTGCAACGCCTCAACGAGGAGATTCAGACGGCCGTCCAGAACGGCAACATCAGCCAGCAGGAGGCCCAACAGCGAGCGATGGAGGAACAACGCAATCTGACCGAGGAAGCCGTGAGCGACTTCGAGGAATCGGTCGGCGGCGAGCTCACGGTCGAGGAGTCCGCGCCCGAGTTCGGGCTCCTCCGCGTCACCGGCTCCGACGAAGCGATCATGAGCGCGCTTCGGGAGGGCGAGATCAGCGGCATCTATCCCGGCGACCAGTACGACGCGTTCGTCCAGCGACAGCAGCAACGGGCGCAACGACAGGA from Haloterrigena sp. KLK7 includes these protein-coding regions:
- the nucS gene encoding endonuclease NucS, whose translation is MTLERPSLSAAREAIADGIEREALVTVFGRCTVDYEGRASSTLEAGDRHVMLKPDGAALVHTDEGQQPVNWQPPGCEHDVYCERADADTDADGAGEAESGATAAESDDGTTLVLESLRSSPDERLLVRFQRVLQVSAFSGTDENELALSGTEEDLRQRILEEPTLLEPGFTPLATERATPAGAVDIYGEDSAGRTVVVELKRRRVGPDAVGQLRRYVDALERDLHADADVRGILVAPSVTDRAERLLGDHGLEFVSLEPTGE